One part of the Drosophila teissieri strain GT53w chromosome 3R, Prin_Dtei_1.1, whole genome shotgun sequence genome encodes these proteins:
- the LOC122619379 gene encoding 40S ribosomal protein S7 produces MAIGSKIIKPGGSDPDDFEKSIAQALVELEANSDLKPYLRDLHITRAREIEFGSKKAVIIYVPIPQQKVFQKIQIILVRELEKKFSGKHVVVIGERKILPKPTRKARNPLKQKRPRSRTLTAVYDAILEDLVFPAEIVGKRIRVKLDGSQLVKVHLDKNQQTTIEHKVDTFTSVYKKLTGRDVTFEFPDNYLNV; encoded by the exons ATGGCTATCGGCTCCAAGATTATCAAGCCCGGCGGCTCGGATCCCGATGACTTCGAGAAGTCCATTGCCCAGGCGCTGGTGGAACTCGAGGCCAACAGCGACCTGAAGCCCTACCTGCGCGATCTGCACATCACCCGTGCCCGCGAGATCGAGTTCGGCAGCAAGAAG GCCGTCATCATCTACGTGCCCATTCCACAGCAGAAGGTGTTCCAGAAGATCCAGATCATCCTGGTCCGCGAGCTGGAGAAGAAGTTCTCGGGCAAGCATGTCGTCGTGATTGGGGAGCGCAAGATCCTGCCCAAGCCCACGCGCAAGGCCCGCAATCCTCTCAAGCAGAAGCGTCCACGCTCCAGGACTCTGACCGCTGTGTACGACGCCATCCTCGAGGATCTGGTCTTCCCCGCCGAGATCGTGGGCAAGCGCATCCGCGTCAAGCTGGACGGCTCCCAGCTGGTCAAGGTGCATCTGGACAAGAACCAGCAGACCACCATTGAACACAAA GTCGACACCTTCACCTCGGTCTACAAGAAGCTGACTGGTCGCGATGTTACCTTCGAATTCCCCGACAACTACCTGAATGTCTAG